In Fusobacterium canifelinum, a genomic segment contains:
- a CDS encoding V-type ATP synthase subunit C, giving the protein MDRELFIQPSVRIRNFEKKLLTKIQFERLYEADNLQDSIRHLNETVYSEDLAKIDREENFETALSNSLNKTYSEVLSLCPVKELVDVLTYRFAFHNIKVVVKEKILQENFEHIYSKVHYEDLENLRKQFETEKGEKGTWYEDTVIQAYKIFEKTKDPEKIEFFIDKRYFEKVLETSKNFELDLIEEYFRTMIDFINIRTFIRCKRQEQDISVLKEALIQGGYIDTDNILTYFYKEIQDLVNAYKNSKIGKSLFLGLKGYNETGRLLLFEKHMENYLTNLLKERVKRMPYGPEIIFAYVHAKEIEIKNLRIVLVGRANGLSPDFIKERLRETYV; this is encoded by the coding sequence ATGGATAGAGAATTATTTATTCAGCCAAGTGTTAGAATAAGAAATTTTGAAAAAAAACTCTTAACAAAAATTCAGTTTGAAAGATTATATGAAGCAGATAACTTACAAGATTCAATAAGACACTTAAATGAAACTGTTTATTCAGAAGATTTAGCAAAAATAGATAGAGAAGAAAACTTTGAAACGGCTCTTTCTAATTCTTTAAATAAAACTTATAGTGAAGTTTTATCTCTTTGTCCAGTAAAAGAACTTGTAGATGTTTTAACTTATAGATTTGCCTTTCATAATATAAAGGTTGTTGTAAAAGAAAAAATTTTACAAGAGAATTTCGAGCATATCTATTCAAAAGTTCATTATGAGGACTTAGAGAATTTGAGAAAACAGTTTGAAACAGAAAAAGGTGAAAAGGGTACTTGGTATGAAGATACTGTCATTCAAGCATATAAAATTTTTGAAAAAACAAAAGACCCGGAAAAAATAGAATTTTTTATAGATAAAAGATATTTTGAAAAAGTCTTAGAAACTTCAAAAAATTTTGAACTTGATTTAATAGAAGAATATTTTAGAACTATGATAGATTTTATAAATATTAGAACTTTTATTCGTTGTAAAAGACAAGAGCAAGATATATCTGTTTTAAAAGAAGCATTAATTCAAGGTGGATATATAGATACAGATAATATTTTAACTTATTTTTATAAGGAAATACAAGATTTAGTTAATGCCTATAAGAATTCTAAAATAGGAAAAAGTTTATTTTTAGGCTTAAAAGGTTACAATGAAACTGGAAGATTATTGTTATTTGAAAAACATATGGAGAACTATTTAACTAATCTTTTAAAAGAAAGAGTAAAGAGAATGCCTTATGGACCAGAAATTATTTTTGCCTATGTGCATGCAAAAGAAATTGAAATTAAAAATTTAAGAATAGTTTTGGTTGGTAGAGCTAATGGACTTTCACCAGATTTCATAAAGGAAAGGTTGCGTGAAACTTATGTATAA
- a CDS encoding V-type ATP synthase subunit A, with protein sequence MKEGRIIKVSGPLVVAEGMEEANVYDVVEVSDNKLIGEIIEMRGDKASIQVYEETTGIGPGDVVVTTGSPLSIELGPGMLEQMFDGIQRPLLKIQEAVGDFLLKGVSVPALDREKKWQFTPTMQVGEEVEPGKVIGTVQETEIVLHKIMVPNGVYGKIIDIKEGEFTVERTICSIETENGVRELNMIQKWPVRKGRPYLRKLNPVKPLITGQRIIDTFFAVTKGGTAAIPGPFGSGKTVIQHQLAKWADAEVVVYVGCGERGNEMTDVLMEFPEIIDPKTGQSLMKRTVLIANTSNMPVAAREASIYTGITIAEYFRDMGYSVALMADSTSRWAEALREMSGRLEEMPGDEGYPAYLSSRIAEFYERAGLVECLGNGEEGALTVIGAVSPPGGDISEPVSQSTLRIAKVFWGLDYALSYRRHFPAINWLNSYSLYQAKMDKYKEEEVDRDFPKFRIEAMALLQEEAKLQEIVRLVGRDSLSEFDQLKLEITKSLREDFLQQNAFHEVDTYCSLPKQFKMLKLIISFYDEAQRGLKEGVYLDEILNLPAREKITRAKNISEKELDSFDKIEEEVKEAVSKLIAEGGTPNA encoded by the coding sequence TTGAAAGAAGGTAGAATTATTAAGGTTTCAGGTCCCTTAGTTGTAGCTGAGGGAATGGAAGAAGCTAATGTATATGATGTTGTAGAAGTTTCAGATAATAAGCTCATTGGTGAAATCATAGAAATGAGAGGAGACAAAGCCTCTATACAAGTATATGAAGAAACAACAGGGATAGGACCAGGAGATGTTGTTGTTACAACTGGAAGTCCACTTTCCATTGAGCTTGGGCCTGGTATGTTAGAACAAATGTTTGATGGTATACAAAGACCTCTTTTAAAAATTCAAGAAGCAGTTGGAGACTTCTTATTAAAAGGTGTTAGTGTGCCAGCACTTGATAGAGAAAAGAAATGGCAGTTTACTCCAACTATGCAAGTTGGTGAAGAAGTAGAGCCTGGAAAAGTTATAGGAACTGTACAAGAAACAGAAATTGTATTGCATAAAATAATGGTTCCTAATGGAGTTTATGGAAAAATAATTGATATTAAAGAAGGAGAATTTACAGTAGAGAGAACTATCTGTTCAATAGAAACAGAAAATGGTGTAAGAGAATTAAATATGATACAAAAGTGGCCTGTTAGAAAAGGTAGACCATATTTAAGAAAACTTAATCCTGTAAAACCTTTGATAACAGGGCAAAGAATTATAGACACTTTTTTTGCTGTTACTAAGGGAGGAACTGCTGCAATTCCTGGACCATTTGGTTCTGGTAAAACTGTAATACAACACCAACTTGCTAAATGGGCAGATGCAGAAGTGGTCGTTTATGTTGGTTGTGGAGAACGTGGAAATGAGATGACAGATGTACTTATGGAATTTCCAGAAATTATTGACCCTAAGACAGGACAATCTTTAATGAAAAGAACAGTTCTTATAGCTAATACTTCAAATATGCCAGTTGCTGCGCGTGAGGCTTCAATTTATACTGGTATAACTATTGCAGAATATTTTAGAGATATGGGCTATTCAGTAGCACTTATGGCAGATTCAACAAGTCGTTGGGCAGAAGCACTTCGTGAAATGTCAGGTCGTTTAGAAGAAATGCCAGGTGATGAAGGATATCCAGCATATCTATCAAGTAGAATAGCAGAATTTTATGAAAGAGCAGGGCTTGTTGAATGTCTAGGTAATGGAGAAGAAGGAGCATTAACTGTAATTGGAGCAGTATCTCCACCAGGAGGAGATATTTCAGAGCCAGTTTCTCAATCAACATTGAGAATTGCAAAAGTATTTTGGGGGCTTGACTATGCTTTATCATATAGAAGACATTTTCCAGCTATAAACTGGTTAAATTCTTATTCACTTTATCAAGCAAAGATGGATAAATATAAGGAAGAAGAAGTTGATAGAGATTTTCCAAAATTTAGAATAGAAGCTATGGCACTTTTACAAGAAGAAGCTAAATTACAAGAGATTGTAAGACTTGTTGGTAGAGATTCACTTTCTGAGTTTGACCAATTAAAATTAGAAATTACAAAATCTCTTCGTGAAGACTTTTTACAACAAAATGCCTTCCATGAAGTTGATACTTATTGCTCTTTGCCAAAACAATTTAAAATGTTAAAGTTAATTATATCATTCTATGATGAAGCTCAAAGAGGTTTAAAGGAAGGAGTTTACCTAGATGAAATCTTAAATCTTCCAGCTCGTGAAAAAATAACAAGAGCAAAGAATATAAGTGAAAAAGAGCTAGATAGTTTTGATAAGATAGAAGAAGAAGTAAAAGAGGCAGTATCAAAATTAATAGCAGAAGGAGGTACACCTAATGCTTAA
- a CDS encoding V-type ATP synthase subunit F encodes MYKIAVIGDKASVLAFKILGVDVFITLDAQETRKTIDRIAKENYGIIFVTEQLAKDIPETIKRYNSEIIPAVILIPSNKGSLNIGLANIDKNVEKAIGSKIM; translated from the coding sequence ATGTATAAGATAGCTGTAATAGGAGATAAAGCCTCTGTCTTAGCTTTTAAGATACTTGGAGTAGATGTTTTTATAACGTTGGATGCACAGGAAACAAGAAAAACTATTGATAGAATAGCAAAAGAAAATTATGGGATTATCTTTGTTACAGAGCAACTTGCAAAAGATATTCCAGAAACTATAAAAAGATATAACAGTGAAATTATTCCTGCTGTTATATTGATACCAAGTAATAAAGGAAGTTTAAATATAGGTTTGGCAAATATAGATAAGAATGTAGAAAAGGCTATTGGTTCAAAAATAATGTAG
- a CDS encoding V-type ATP synthase subunit K yields the protein MENIMTMFWQNGGVVLGVLGAVIAVLLSGIGSAKGVGIAGQAAAGLIIDEPEKFGKAMVLQLLPGTQGLYGFVIGLLIMFRLTSQMTMPEGLYLLMAGLPVGFVGLKSALYQGQVAVAGINILAKNEAHQTKGIVLAVMVETYAVLAFVMSLLLLNQVQF from the coding sequence ATGGAAAATATAATGACAATGTTTTGGCAAAATGGTGGAGTAGTATTAGGAGTATTAGGAGCTGTTATTGCAGTTTTATTATCTGGTATTGGTTCTGCAAAAGGTGTTGGAATTGCTGGGCAAGCGGCAGCAGGTTTAATTATTGATGAGCCAGAAAAATTTGGTAAAGCTATGGTGCTTCAACTTTTACCAGGAACACAAGGACTTTATGGTTTTGTAATTGGACTTCTTATTATGTTTAGACTTACATCTCAAATGACAATGCCTGAAGGGTTATACTTACTAATGGCTGGACTTCCTGTTGGATTTGTTGGTTTAAAATCAGCTCTGTATCAAGGACAAGTTGCAGTAGCAGGGATTAATATATTGGCTAAAAATGAAGCTCATCAAACAAAAGGAATAGTTCTTGCAGTAATGGTTGAAACTTATGCAGTATTAGCATTTGTTATGTCTTTACTATTACTAAATCAAGTACAATTTTAA
- a CDS encoding V-type ATP synthase subunit D, whose protein sequence is MAKLKVNPTRMALSELKKRLVTARRGHKLLKDKQDELMRQFINLIKENKKLRVEVEKELSDSFKSFLLASATMSPLFLESAISFPKEKVSVEMKLKNIMSVNVPEMKFVKEEMEGSIFPYGFVQTSAELDDTVVKLQKVLDSLLSLAEIEKSCQLMADEIEKTRRRVNALEYSTIPNLEETVKDIRMKLDENERATITRLMKVKQMLQKDA, encoded by the coding sequence ATGGCTAAGCTAAAAGTAAATCCTACTAGAATGGCTCTTTCTGAATTGAAAAAAAGACTTGTAACAGCTAGAAGAGGACATAAACTTTTAAAAGATAAGCAAGATGAATTGATGAGACAATTTATAAATCTTATTAAAGAAAATAAAAAACTTCGTGTAGAAGTTGAAAAAGAACTTTCAGATTCTTTTAAATCTTTTCTTCTTGCTAGTGCTACAATGAGTCCATTGTTTTTGGAAAGTGCTATATCATTTCCAAAAGAAAAAGTATCAGTGGAAATGAAGTTAAAAAATATAATGAGTGTCAATGTTCCTGAAATGAAGTTTGTTAAAGAGGAAATGGAAGGAAGTATTTTTCCTTATGGTTTTGTACAAACTTCAGCTGAATTAGATGACACTGTTGTAAAATTACAAAAAGTCTTGGATAGTCTTTTATCTCTTGCAGAGATTGAAAAATCATGTCAGCTTATGGCAGATGAAATTGAAAAGACAAGAAGAAGAGTTAATGCTCTTGAATATAGTACAATTCCTAATCTTGAAGAAACTGTAAAAGATATTAGAATGAAACTAGATGAAAATGAAAGAGCAACTATAACAAGACTTATGAAAGTAAAACAAATGTTACAAAAGGATGCTTAA
- a CDS encoding V-type ATP synthase subunit B — MLKEYKSVQEVVGPLMIVEGVEGIKYEELVEIQTQTGEKRRGRVLEIDGDRAMIQLFEGSAGINLKDTTVRFLGKPLELGVSEDMIGRIFDGLGNPIDKGPKIIPEKRVDINGSPINPVSRDYPSEFIQTGISTIDGLNTLVRGQKLPIFSGSGLPHNNVAAQIARQAKVLGDDAKFAVVFGAMGITFEEAQFFIDDFTKTGAIDRAVLFINLANDPAIERISTPRMALTCAEYLAFEKGMHVLVILTDLTNYAEALREVSAARKEVPGRRGYPGYLYTDLSQIYERAGKIKGKPGSITQIPILTMPEDDITHPIPDLTGYITEGQIILSRELYKSGIQPPIFVIPSLSRLKDKGIGRGKTREDHADTMNQIYAGYASGREARELAVILGDSALSDADKAFAKFAENFDKEYVNQGYETNRSILETLDLGWKLLKVIPRTELKRIRTEYIDKYLADKD; from the coding sequence ATGCTTAAAGAATATAAATCAGTACAAGAAGTAGTAGGTCCTTTGATGATAGTTGAAGGGGTAGAAGGAATTAAATATGAAGAACTTGTAGAAATTCAAACTCAAACAGGAGAAAAAAGACGTGGACGTGTTCTTGAAATAGATGGAGATAGAGCAATGATACAACTTTTTGAAGGTTCTGCTGGAATAAATCTTAAAGATACAACTGTTAGATTCTTAGGAAAACCACTTGAATTAGGAGTTTCTGAAGATATGATAGGTCGTATTTTTGATGGATTAGGAAATCCTATTGATAAAGGACCAAAAATTATTCCTGAAAAAAGAGTGGATATAAATGGATCACCAATAAACCCTGTTTCAAGAGATTATCCATCAGAATTTATTCAAACAGGAATCTCAACTATTGATGGACTTAATACCTTAGTTAGAGGACAAAAATTACCAATTTTCTCTGGTTCAGGACTTCCTCATAACAATGTTGCAGCACAGATAGCAAGACAAGCTAAGGTGCTTGGAGACGATGCAAAGTTTGCTGTTGTATTTGGAGCAATGGGAATCACTTTTGAAGAAGCACAATTCTTTATAGATGACTTTACAAAAACAGGAGCTATTGATAGAGCAGTTTTATTTATAAATCTTGCTAATGATCCAGCTATTGAAAGAATTTCAACTCCAAGAATGGCACTTACTTGTGCTGAATATCTTGCTTTTGAAAAAGGAATGCATGTTTTGGTTATTTTAACAGATTTGACTAACTATGCAGAAGCTCTTCGTGAAGTTTCAGCAGCTAGAAAAGAAGTTCCAGGAAGAAGAGGATATCCAGGATATCTATATACTGACCTTTCACAAATTTATGAAAGAGCAGGAAAAATTAAAGGAAAACCTGGTTCAATTACACAAATTCCTATTTTAACTATGCCAGAAGATGATATAACTCACCCAATTCCTGACCTTACAGGATACATTACAGAAGGACAAATAATTCTTTCAAGAGAACTATATAAAAGTGGTATTCAACCACCTATATTTGTAATTCCTTCTCTATCAAGATTGAAAGATAAAGGAATAGGTAGAGGAAAAACAAGAGAAGACCATGCTGATACAATGAATCAAATTTATGCTGGTTATGCTTCAGGTAGAGAAGCGAGAGAACTTGCAGTAATTCTTGGAGATTCTGCCTTGTCTGATGCAGATAAAGCCTTTGCTAAGTTTGCAGAAAATTTTGATAAAGAATATGTAAATCAGGGTTATGAAACAAATAGAAGTATACTAGAAACATTGGATTTAGGTTGGAAACTTTTAAAAGTAATTCCTCGTACAGAGTTAAAGAGAATAAGAACTGAATACATAGATAAATATTTAGCAGATAAAGACTAG
- the hisR gene encoding histidine racemase, translating to MDKKVQVLDFIKINPAGNITILIDNFDIYDKNIPKLSEEIMKETNLYAEQVGFIKDSHLQMMGGEFCGNASRAFASLLAFRDKDFSKQKNYNITCSGESKVLDVDVRNDGAQNKFLAKIKMPKFISLEEINVDEYKLGLVRFSGINHFIFNIKENKEASFENIIDLVKKYLSNEEYSAFGIMFFDSANLSMKPYVYVKEVGSGVYENSCASGTTALGYYLKKYKNLDRVKIIQPNGWLEYIIENDEMYIDGPVEIIAEGKVYIMLNKF from the coding sequence ATGGATAAAAAAGTGCAAGTTTTAGATTTTATTAAAATTAATCCTGCTGGAAATATTACAATACTTATAGATAATTTTGATATTTATGATAAAAATATTCCAAAATTATCAGAAGAAATTATGAAAGAAACAAATCTCTATGCAGAACAAGTGGGCTTTATTAAAGATAGTCATCTTCAAATGATGGGTGGAGAATTTTGTGGAAATGCAAGTAGGGCTTTTGCAAGTCTTTTAGCTTTTAGAGATAAAGACTTTTCAAAACAAAAAAATTATAATATAACTTGTTCAGGTGAAAGTAAAGTTTTAGATGTAGATGTAAGAAATGATGGAGCTCAAAATAAATTTTTAGCTAAAATTAAAATGCCTAAATTTATAAGTCTTGAAGAAATTAATGTAGATGAATATAAATTAGGCTTAGTTAGATTTTCTGGAATAAATCATTTTATTTTTAATATTAAGGAAAATAAAGAGGCTAGTTTTGAAAATATTATAGATTTGGTTAAAAAATATTTATCCAATGAAGAATATTCCGCTTTTGGAATAATGTTCTTTGATAGTGCTAACTTATCTATGAAACCTTATGTCTATGTAAAAGAAGTTGGAAGTGGAGTATATGAAAATAGTTGTGCTTCTGGAACAACTGCATTAGGATACTATTTAAAGAAGTACAAAAATTTAGATAGAGTTAAGATTATTCAGCCTAATGGTTGGTTAGAATATATTATTGAAAATGATGAAATGTATATAGATGGACCTGTTGAAATCATAGCCGAAGGCAAGGTATATATAATGTTAAATAAATTTTAA
- a CDS encoding V-type ATP synthase subunit E gives MSNLDNLVAEILQQAQKEANRILTKTKVENLEFIENENKKIQREVDILEQKSKEEAISLKERIISNANLKSRDMVLQAKEEFVDRVLEKALERLKNIDKDSYLDFIENTLKTLNVSKDTEIILTQKMKDTLGNEVFGYKVSDDVVESGCNIKDGNLIYNNEFSNLLEFNKEDLEREILKKIFG, from the coding sequence ATGTCCAATTTAGATAATCTTGTTGCAGAGATTTTGCAACAGGCACAAAAAGAAGCGAATAGAATATTGACAAAAACAAAGGTTGAAAATCTTGAATTTATTGAAAATGAAAATAAAAAAATTCAAAGAGAAGTTGATATTCTGGAGCAAAAATCAAAAGAGGAAGCTATATCTCTAAAAGAAAGAATTATATCTAATGCAAATTTAAAATCAAGAGATATGGTACTTCAAGCAAAAGAAGAATTCGTTGATAGGGTATTAGAAAAAGCCTTAGAAAGACTCAAAAATATTGATAAAGATAGTTATTTAGATTTTATTGAAAATACTTTAAAAACTTTAAATGTATCTAAAGATACAGAGATAATATTAACACAGAAAATGAAAGATACACTTGGAAATGAAGTATTTGGTTATAAGGTTTCTGATGATGTTGTTGAATCAGGTTGTAATATAAAAGATGGAAATCTTATATATAATAATGAATTTTCTAATCTTTTGGAATTTAATAAGGAAGATTTAGAAAGAGAAATTTTAAAGAAAATTTTTGGATAG